A genomic stretch from Chryseobacterium sp. SNU WT5 includes:
- a CDS encoding DUF1003 domain-containing protein, which yields MKDREEQTKEKIDLLVRVTDGIMWWIGSIPSLIVHSIIFLTAFLLPLFGLVEFDKMLLVLTTVLSLEAIYLAIFIQMSVNRSQEHIEDLKDDVNEIQEDIEDIQEDIEEISEDIDDIQEDIEDIAEEEDDEDHNERARNVMLKSNVATNKTQLTTLKGRISELENLLAELKKEDRR from the coding sequence ATGAAAGACAGAGAAGAGCAAACGAAAGAAAAAATTGATTTACTCGTTCGGGTTACCGATGGTATAATGTGGTGGATTGGTTCTATTCCATCTTTAATTGTTCATTCGATTATTTTTTTAACTGCCTTTTTATTACCCTTGTTTGGTCTTGTTGAATTTGACAAAATGCTGTTGGTACTTACAACGGTGCTTTCGTTAGAGGCAATTTATCTTGCAATTTTCATTCAGATGTCGGTAAACCGCAGCCAGGAACATATTGAGGACTTGAAGGATGATGTGAACGAAATTCAGGAAGATATCGAGGATATTCAGGAAGATATCGAAGAGATTAGTGAGGATATAGATGATATTCAGGAAGATATCGAAGATATTGCCGAAGAAGAGGATGATGAAGACCATAATGAGCGTGCTAGAAATGTAATGCTCAAAAGTAATGTAGCAACCAATAAAACGCAGCTTACCACTTTGAAAGGAAGAATTTCCGAACTTGAAAATTTGCTTGCAGAGTTGAAAAAAGAGGATAGAAGGTAG
- a CDS encoding TIGR02757 family protein: protein MKNPGILPDAAFLKDFLDEKADLYNHIDFIENDPIQIPHRFTLKQDIEITGFLTATISWGTRKSIINDAEKILSWMGNSPYEFVLNFQESDMELFKHLSVHRTFNKEDLNFFIRNLNRLYKENESLENLFIVKKEEVNFYHSFDRFRTEFFKDNQKHRSMKHVSATYKNSSAKRLMMFLRWMVRKDRKGVDFGLWKNIDQKNLSIPLDVHTGNISRKLNLIQRKQNDWKTVEELDMVLRKFDDQDPAKYDFALFGLGIAKEFEN, encoded by the coding sequence GTGAAAAATCCTGGTATTTTACCTGATGCTGCGTTCTTAAAAGATTTTCTTGACGAAAAAGCCGATTTGTACAATCATATTGATTTTATCGAAAATGATCCTATTCAAATTCCTCATCGTTTTACCTTAAAACAGGATATTGAAATAACGGGGTTTCTAACAGCGACCATATCTTGGGGCACTCGAAAATCAATTATAAATGATGCAGAGAAGATATTATCATGGATGGGAAATTCGCCTTATGAATTCGTTTTAAATTTTCAGGAAAGTGATATGGAATTATTTAAACATCTTTCTGTTCACCGTACTTTTAATAAAGAAGATTTGAATTTCTTCATTAGGAATTTAAATAGACTCTACAAAGAAAATGAGAGTTTAGAAAATTTATTTATTGTAAAAAAAGAAGAGGTCAATTTTTATCACAGTTTTGACCGTTTCAGAACTGAATTTTTCAAGGACAATCAAAAGCACCGAAGCATGAAGCATGTGAGCGCTACATATAAAAATTCATCGGCAAAACGTTTGATGATGTTTCTACGCTGGATGGTCAGAAAAGACAGAAAAGGAGTGGATTTTGGTCTCTGGAAAAATATTGATCAGAAGAACTTATCAATTCCTTTGGATGTTCATACCGGAAATATTTCCCGTAAACTTAATCTGATCCAAAGAAAACAAAACGATTGGAAAACAGTAGAAGAACTCGATATGGTTCTAAGAAAGTTCGATGATCAAGATCCCGCAAAGTATGATTTTGCACTTTTTGGTTTAGGAATTGCAAAAGAGTTTGAGAATTAA
- a CDS encoding ribonuclease Z: MSTHLTILGFNSAIPTITSAPTAQFLEMEERCFLIDCGEGTQVQLRKAKARFSKINHIFISHLHGDHCFGLPGLIASFRLLGRDTPLHVYGPKGIKELLETIFKLTETHKGFEVVYHELKSKESEKIYEDHKLEVFTIPLNHRIYCNGYLFREKPKERHLNMQEISKYPEIETCDYQNIKNGKDFVLSDGYVLKNKVLTTDPTKSVSYAFCSDTRYSETILPLINEVDLLYHEATFLHELKEMADYTGHTTALEAARIAKKGNVQKLIVGHFSNRYHDLNVFLDEACEVFANTHLPQALIPVEIK; the protein is encoded by the coding sequence TTGAGTACCCATTTAACTATTCTCGGATTCAATTCTGCAATTCCTACCATTACTTCAGCACCTACTGCTCAATTTCTGGAAATGGAAGAGCGTTGCTTTCTCATCGACTGTGGGGAGGGAACGCAAGTACAGTTAAGAAAAGCAAAAGCGAGATTTTCTAAGATTAATCATATCTTTATTTCGCATCTACACGGCGATCACTGCTTTGGATTGCCTGGGTTGATTGCTTCTTTCCGACTTCTAGGACGAGATACGCCTTTGCATGTCTACGGTCCAAAAGGAATCAAAGAACTGCTTGAAACGATTTTTAAATTAACGGAAACACATAAAGGTTTTGAAGTTGTTTATCATGAATTGAAAAGCAAAGAATCAGAGAAAATTTATGAAGATCATAAATTAGAAGTATTTACAATCCCACTGAATCACCGGATTTATTGCAATGGTTATCTCTTCCGTGAAAAACCAAAAGAACGACATCTAAATATGCAAGAGATTTCTAAGTATCCGGAAATTGAAACTTGTGATTACCAGAATATAAAGAATGGAAAAGATTTTGTCTTGAGTGATGGGTATGTGTTGAAAAATAAGGTTTTAACTACTGATCCTACAAAATCTGTTTCGTACGCTTTTTGTAGTGATACCCGATATTCAGAAACTATTCTGCCTTTGATCAACGAAGTGGATTTATTGTATCACGAAGCGACTTTTTTACATGAGCTGAAAGAGATGGCGGACTACACTGGGCATACTACTGCGTTAGAAGCGGCAAGAATTGCTAAAAAAGGAAATGTTCAAAAGTTGATCGTAGGACATTTTTCTAACCGTTACCACGATTTAAATGTATTTTTGGATGAAGCATGTGAAGTTTTTGCGAACACTCATTTACCGCAAGCCTTAATTCCTGTAGAAATTAAATAA
- the ccsA gene encoding cytochrome c biogenesis protein CcsA, which yields MKKIQDILISTRTMAVLLLVYAASMGYATFLENDYGTPTAKALIYEAKWFELVMLLLILNFIGNISRYRLWRREKWPVLVFHLSFVLIFLGGAVTRYISFEGIMHIREGETTNEIVTDKNFFKIQIEEKGDVLNYQDIPYLMSPLHKNFNANYEYHDKKISVKAIDFIQRKKDSIVLDPAGVEYLHLVSTGQSGRENIYIKPGDSKLVNGTLVSFNRAIEGAVEFNNTNGTMLIKTPVEAEYMTMATQAKGTTKKDEYEPLVLRSLYTVNDLKLVVPEGLMKGKLIAYEGDRKKDKDVSDNLSVEVQGPKSKVMVDLPVEKGNPNAFKQISLDGMNIILGFGPKVYTTPFSLKLDKFVMETYPGSSSPSAYESHVQIIDKGKQTPYKIYMNHVLNHDGYRLFQASFDPDRKGTVLSVNHDFWGTLLTYIGYFFLFTAMFVIFFWKGTHFWKLNQMLKNISKKKTAAVLLLLLTFNFNAQYIDTHGNTDGAGEVQHSANDGHDHGAADLLTAEAAPKKQQQVGALKSPKPITADEIIARNKIDKDHAEKFAYLLVQNYDGRIVPMNTQALDVLRKLYRKDTFRGSDGKSLTANQWFLSINTDTASWTMVPLIKVGDKGGDELKKKAKANEEGYTSLMSLFPADETGALHYVLEEDYQEAFRKKPAEQTNYDKEVIKVNDRVQAFNEFFSGQFMRIVPVKNDPNNTWHSWLDQNFEPDMESQKVMGPYFSEILAAQKSGDWTKADSALKELENYQKTWGKNVVPTEAKVKLEVLMNTVNINFHLLIFYTIIGGLLLVLGFIELFKPNKILNKVIKALILLGCVGYFLQFLGLVARWYISGHAPWSNGYEAIIFISWIGISAGLLLYRNSNALIPSAGFMVAVIMMGFAHGGSALDPQITPLVPVLKSYWLIIHVAIITASYGFFGLSMVIAVIVLFFYIFSDKKIYKIHNETTIKELTIVSEMSLTIGLYALVVGTFLGGIWANESWGRYWSWDPKETWAFISVMVYAFVLHMRLVPGLRGRWAFHVASLFAISTIVMTYFGVNYYLSGLHSYAAGDPVPVPIWVYIGIAAMFTLAILSYLKFRKLKIK from the coding sequence ATGAAAAAAATTCAAGATATTCTTATTTCGACCAGAACCATGGCTGTTTTGTTGTTAGTGTACGCTGCCTCAATGGGTTACGCTACTTTTCTGGAAAACGATTACGGAACTCCAACGGCGAAAGCACTGATTTACGAAGCAAAATGGTTCGAGTTGGTGATGCTTTTATTGATATTAAACTTCATCGGAAATATCTCGAGATATCGACTTTGGCGCAGAGAGAAGTGGCCAGTTTTGGTATTTCACCTTTCATTTGTTTTAATATTTCTAGGTGGAGCAGTAACCCGATATATTAGTTTTGAAGGAATCATGCACATTCGGGAAGGTGAAACAACCAATGAAATTGTAACAGATAAAAATTTCTTTAAAATTCAGATTGAGGAAAAAGGTGATGTTTTGAATTATCAAGATATCCCTTATTTAATGTCGCCTTTGCATAAAAACTTTAATGCGAATTATGAATATCATGATAAAAAGATTTCAGTAAAAGCAATTGATTTTATTCAGAGAAAGAAAGACAGTATTGTTTTGGATCCAGCGGGAGTAGAATATCTCCATTTGGTCTCCACTGGACAAAGTGGTCGAGAAAATATCTATATTAAGCCTGGAGATTCCAAGTTAGTAAACGGAACATTGGTTTCATTCAACAGAGCAATTGAAGGAGCTGTTGAATTTAATAATACTAATGGAACCATGCTCATTAAAACTCCGGTAGAAGCGGAATATATGACAATGGCAACTCAGGCAAAAGGGACTACTAAAAAAGATGAATATGAACCTTTGGTCCTAAGAAGTCTTTATACCGTAAATGATTTAAAACTAGTTGTTCCTGAAGGTTTGATGAAAGGGAAACTGATTGCTTACGAAGGTGATAGAAAAAAAGATAAAGATGTTTCTGATAATTTAAGCGTTGAAGTTCAAGGACCAAAATCCAAAGTAATGGTAGATCTTCCTGTTGAAAAAGGAAATCCTAATGCTTTTAAACAAATCTCGCTGGATGGCATGAATATCATTCTGGGATTCGGTCCAAAGGTCTATACTACACCATTTTCTTTAAAATTAGATAAATTCGTGATGGAAACTTATCCAGGAAGTTCGTCACCAAGTGCGTACGAAAGTCACGTTCAAATAATTGATAAAGGAAAACAAACCCCTTATAAAATTTATATGAACCATGTGTTGAATCATGATGGGTACCGATTATTCCAGGCAAGTTTTGATCCGGACAGAAAAGGAACTGTACTTTCGGTGAATCATGATTTCTGGGGTACTTTGCTTACTTACATTGGGTATTTCTTCTTATTTACTGCAATGTTTGTCATTTTCTTCTGGAAAGGAACTCATTTCTGGAAACTGAACCAAATGCTGAAGAATATAAGCAAAAAGAAAACTGCTGCAGTTTTACTATTGTTATTGACATTCAATTTTAACGCACAGTATATTGATACCCACGGGAATACCGATGGTGCTGGGGAAGTACAGCATTCCGCCAATGACGGTCATGATCATGGTGCGGCAGATTTATTGACTGCAGAAGCTGCTCCGAAAAAACAACAGCAGGTCGGTGCTTTAAAATCACCAAAACCAATCACGGCAGATGAGATTATTGCAAGAAATAAGATCGACAAAGATCACGCTGAAAAATTTGCTTATTTATTAGTACAAAACTACGATGGTAGAATTGTGCCGATGAATACACAAGCTTTAGATGTTTTAAGAAAATTATACAGGAAAGATACCTTCCGAGGAAGTGATGGTAAATCTTTAACTGCAAACCAATGGTTCCTATCTATTAATACCGATACTGCTAGTTGGACGATGGTTCCTTTAATTAAAGTTGGTGACAAAGGTGGCGACGAATTAAAGAAAAAAGCAAAAGCAAATGAAGAAGGTTATACTTCGTTGATGTCGCTTTTCCCTGCCGATGAAACTGGAGCTCTTCATTATGTTTTAGAAGAAGATTACCAGGAAGCTTTTAGGAAAAAACCAGCAGAACAAACCAATTATGATAAAGAAGTTATAAAAGTAAACGATCGTGTTCAGGCTTTTAACGAATTTTTTAGCGGACAGTTTATGCGAATTGTTCCCGTGAAAAATGATCCAAACAATACTTGGCATTCCTGGTTAGACCAAAATTTCGAACCAGATATGGAATCTCAGAAAGTAATGGGTCCTTATTTTTCTGAAATATTAGCAGCTCAAAAATCGGGTGACTGGACGAAAGCAGATTCTGCCCTGAAGGAACTTGAGAACTATCAAAAAACTTGGGGTAAAAATGTGGTTCCGACGGAAGCAAAAGTGAAATTAGAGGTTTTGATGAACACCGTCAATATCAATTTCCATTTGTTAATTTTCTATACCATTATTGGAGGCTTGCTTTTGGTTTTAGGTTTTATAGAATTATTCAAACCAAACAAAATATTAAATAAGGTTATAAAGGCCTTAATACTTCTCGGATGTGTAGGTTATTTCCTACAATTCCTAGGATTGGTCGCAAGATGGTACATTTCAGGTCATGCACCATGGAGTAATGGTTATGAAGCGATTATCTTTATATCATGGATTGGTATTTCTGCGGGATTATTACTTTATAGAAACTCAAATGCATTAATTCCATCAGCTGGATTTATGGTGGCTGTAATTATGATGGGATTTGCACACGGTGGTTCTGCACTTGATCCGCAGATCACACCGTTAGTACCAGTACTGAAATCCTATTGGTTAATCATCCACGTAGCGATTATTACGGCGAGTTATGGTTTCTTTGGGCTGTCCATGGTTATTGCAGTTATTGTACTATTCTTCTATATTTTCTCAGACAAAAAAATATATAAAATTCATAACGAAACTACGATCAAAGAGCTGACTATTGTGTCGGAAATGTCCCTTACAATTGGTTTATACGCTTTAGTAGTAGGAACTTTCTTAGGAGGTATTTGGGCCAATGAATCTTGGGGTAGATACTGGAGCTGGGATCCAAAAGAAACCTGGGCTTTCATTTCCGTCATGGTTTACGCCTTCGTTTTACACATGCGATTGGTGCCAGGATTAAGAGGGAGATGGGCGTTCCACGTCGCTTCATTGTTTGCCATCAGCACTATTGTAATGACCTACTTCGGGGTGAATTATTACCTTAGTGGACTACATTCTTATGCGGCCGGAGATCCAGTTCCGGTTCCGATATGGGTGTACATCGGGATTGCTGCCATGTTTACGCTGGCAATTCTATCCTATTTGAAATTTAGAAAGTTAAAGATTAAATAA
- a CDS encoding PH domain-containing protein yields MEGVIFKSKKIDKIFLILYFGFFMLMMIFTLYTYYVEQDLKVFLLGFIGGLPLILSFAASQWLKIIVRNEELIIHWFFTLYKTKIKNITKIRKGETLWSGLHKYGTTSKGLIIFSKFKNDLYITPENEELFFQQILAINSDISIEKV; encoded by the coding sequence ATGGAAGGTGTAATTTTCAAAAGTAAAAAAATCGATAAAATTTTTTTAATCCTTTACTTCGGATTTTTCATGTTGATGATGATTTTCACTCTATATACTTATTATGTTGAGCAAGATTTAAAAGTTTTTCTACTAGGATTTATCGGTGGCCTTCCTTTGATTCTGTCTTTTGCGGCTAGTCAATGGCTGAAAATTATCGTCAGAAATGAAGAGTTGATTATTCATTGGTTTTTCACCCTCTACAAAACGAAAATCAAAAACATCACAAAAATTAGAAAAGGAGAAACCCTGTGGAGCGGTTTACATAAATACGGAACGACCTCAAAGGGATTAATCATTTTTTCAAAATTTAAAAATGATTTATACATCACCCCTGAAAATGAAGAGCTTTTCTTTCAGCAAATTTTGGCAATTAATTCGGATATCTCTATTGAAAAAGTGTAG
- a CDS encoding protein-L-isoaspartate(D-aspartate) O-methyltransferase, whose protein sequence is MQDSYVHKGKRKILVDYLRDKMGISDEKVLSAINKIPRHLFLESVFEDYAYEDRAFPILAKQTISHPSTVAEQTTLLEVEEKDKILEIGTGCGYQTAVLIALNAFVYTIERQKDLHDFSQRKLRELHLRPKFQSFGDGFLGLPTFAPFDKILVTCGAEVLPTELLHQLKVGGKMVIPLGKTDQQILMRFTKRSEREFEREEFCAYKFVPMLNNTNH, encoded by the coding sequence ATGCAGGATTCTTATGTACATAAAGGAAAAAGGAAAATTTTAGTCGATTACCTTCGAGATAAAATGGGAATCTCTGATGAGAAAGTCTTATCTGCAATCAACAAAATTCCACGACATCTTTTTCTGGAAAGCGTTTTTGAAGATTATGCTTATGAAGATCGCGCATTTCCTATTTTGGCCAAACAAACGATATCACATCCTTCCACCGTAGCGGAGCAAACGACTCTTTTAGAAGTGGAGGAAAAGGATAAAATTCTGGAAATTGGTACAGGTTGCGGCTACCAAACGGCAGTTTTAATTGCACTAAATGCATTTGTCTATACCATTGAAAGGCAGAAAGACTTACATGATTTTTCTCAGAGGAAATTACGTGAGCTTCATCTGCGTCCAAAATTTCAAAGTTTTGGTGATGGATTTCTCGGACTGCCCACATTTGCACCTTTCGATAAAATTTTAGTGACTTGTGGAGCAGAAGTGCTACCCACAGAATTATTGCACCAGTTAAAAGTTGGTGGGAAAATGGTGATTCCATTAGGAAAAACAGACCAGCAGATCCTGATGCGTTTTACGAAAAGATCCGAGCGTGAATTTGAAAGGGAAGAGTTCTGTGCTTATAAATTTGTACCAATGTTGAATAATACCAATCATTAG
- a CDS encoding Gfo/Idh/MocA family protein: MLKAGLVGAGHLGKIHLKLLQQSEKYDLVGFHDADKENGKKLESEFGYKYFENFEDLLNEVEMLDIVTPTLYHYDYAMKAIEKRIHFFIEKPITQTLKQAEEILYKCREFGIKAQVGHVERYNPAFIGSKDFIKDPMFIEIHRLAEFNPRGTDVSVVLDLMIHDLDILLSLVKSKVKAIHASGVSVVSKSPDICNARIEFENGCVANLTTSRISMKAMRKSRFFQKDAYISVDFLEKKSEVIRMKPAPESPSDFDMIIENAEGEKNQIIFEYPNIQPNNAILDELESFAEAITENKNVEVSLEDGTEALKVALEIVRLIS, encoded by the coding sequence ATGCTAAAAGCAGGTTTAGTTGGCGCAGGTCATTTGGGAAAGATTCATTTAAAATTACTTCAGCAATCAGAAAAGTATGATTTAGTAGGCTTTCACGATGCAGATAAAGAAAATGGCAAAAAATTAGAAAGCGAATTCGGTTATAAATATTTTGAAAATTTCGAAGATCTTTTAAATGAAGTCGAAATGCTCGATATTGTAACACCGACTTTATATCATTACGATTATGCGATGAAAGCAATTGAAAAAAGAATTCATTTTTTCATTGAGAAGCCGATTACACAGACTTTAAAACAAGCAGAAGAAATCCTCTACAAATGCCGTGAATTCGGAATTAAAGCACAAGTTGGTCACGTAGAAAGATATAATCCAGCCTTCATTGGGTCTAAAGATTTTATTAAAGATCCGATGTTCATCGAAATTCACCGATTGGCAGAATTCAATCCACGGGGAACGGATGTTTCTGTAGTTTTGGATTTAATGATTCATGATTTGGATATTTTACTTTCTCTGGTAAAATCAAAAGTGAAAGCTATTCATGCAAGTGGCGTTTCGGTGGTTTCGAAATCTCCGGATATTTGTAATGCCCGAATTGAATTTGAAAACGGTTGTGTTGCAAATTTAACGACGTCCAGGATTTCGATGAAAGCAATGCGTAAATCACGGTTCTTCCAGAAAGACGCTTATATATCTGTCGACTTCTTAGAGAAAAAATCTGAAGTTATTCGCATGAAACCTGCGCCCGAAAGTCCAAGTGATTTTGATATGATTATTGAAAATGCAGAAGGTGAAAAAAATCAGATTATTTTTGAATACCCAAATATTCAACCAAACAACGCTATTTTAGATGAACTAGAAAGTTTTGCTGAGGCGATTACTGAAAATAAAAACGTTGAAGTTTCTTTGGAAGACGGAACGGAGGCGTTGAAAGTGGCTTTGGAAATTGTGAGGTTGATCAGCTAA
- a CDS encoding alpha/beta hydrolase, protein MSKIKILSLFLYSLMLVSCQSKRVAADGGKYNYHFILTKYVDSTRDRLIPVAIYQPVNLKVGNITPIIFSHGYGGNKGDDYAVDYTYLLEALAEKGYFIISIQHELKNDDLLPMDEPFKTTRMPNWQRGAENIGFVLNKIKTEFPSLNYNKLAVIGHSNGGDMSVLFAHQHPELINKLISMDNRRMDLPRTSKPKIYTLRSNDYPADEGVLPTDEEKEKFGITVQFTDINHSSMDNDANNEERKYLISKIVEYLHEK, encoded by the coding sequence ATGTCAAAAATAAAAATCCTTTCACTATTCCTCTATTCATTGATGCTGGTAAGTTGCCAGTCGAAAAGAGTTGCTGCTGACGGTGGAAAATATAACTATCATTTTATTTTAACGAAATATGTTGATTCTACGCGGGATCGATTGATTCCTGTGGCTATTTATCAACCTGTAAATTTAAAAGTTGGTAACATAACACCAATTATATTCAGTCATGGTTATGGTGGTAATAAAGGAGATGACTATGCCGTAGATTACACTTATCTCTTAGAAGCTCTAGCTGAAAAAGGGTACTTTATAATTAGCATTCAGCACGAGTTAAAAAACGATGATCTTTTGCCGATGGATGAACCTTTCAAAACGACCAGAATGCCTAATTGGCAACGTGGCGCAGAAAACATCGGATTTGTTTTGAATAAAATAAAGACGGAATTTCCGTCGTTAAATTATAATAAACTGGCAGTGATTGGTCATTCTAATGGTGGAGATATGTCGGTTTTATTTGCGCATCAACATCCAGAATTGATCAATAAATTGATTTCGATGGATAACAGAAGAATGGATTTGCCACGGACTTCTAAACCAAAAATCTATACTTTACGTTCTAATGATTATCCAGCTGATGAAGGAGTTTTACCCACAGATGAAGAAAAGGAAAAATTTGGCATTACCGTTCAATTCACGGACATCAACCATAGCAGCATGGACAATGATGCGAATAACGAAGAAAGAAAATATCTTATTTCAAAAATAGTAGAATACCTCCATGAAAAATAA
- the bla gene encoding class A beta-lactamase, subclass A2, whose product MKNKLSILFLLIFALGFAQTSTLKKEIKQIIKGKNATVAVSVLDFENNKSIDINGNKKLPMLSVFKFHIALAVLNQVDEGKLSLDQNIFIKKSELLLNTWSPIREKYPEGNIEMPLNELIKYTVAQSDNNGCDILLKLIGGTGTVQSFINSNGIKDFQIKADEEKMHQGYEFMYWNWTTTNASNTLLKKLFDGKVVSKKSTDFLMKTLIETTTGVTKIVAQLPKGTPVAHKTGSSGKDKNGLTIAENDIGIITLPNGKHYAISVLVSDSMESEETNTKTIADISKIVFDYFSKK is encoded by the coding sequence ATGAAAAATAAATTATCAATCCTGTTTCTCTTAATATTCGCCTTAGGATTTGCACAAACGTCTACATTAAAAAAGGAGATCAAACAAATCATCAAAGGTAAAAACGCCACTGTTGCAGTTTCGGTTTTGGATTTTGAAAATAATAAATCGATTGACATCAACGGAAATAAAAAACTTCCGATGTTGAGTGTTTTCAAATTTCATATCGCTTTGGCAGTTTTGAATCAAGTTGATGAAGGAAAATTGAGTTTGGATCAAAATATTTTTATTAAAAAATCAGAGCTTTTATTAAACACCTGGAGTCCAATTCGGGAGAAATACCCTGAGGGAAATATCGAAATGCCTTTGAATGAACTGATCAAATATACGGTTGCACAAAGTGATAATAATGGTTGCGATATTTTATTAAAATTAATTGGCGGAACAGGAACCGTTCAAAGTTTCATCAACTCAAATGGAATAAAAGACTTTCAAATAAAAGCGGATGAAGAAAAAATGCATCAAGGTTACGAGTTCATGTATTGGAACTGGACAACGACGAATGCTTCAAATACTTTATTAAAAAAGCTTTTTGACGGGAAAGTAGTTTCAAAAAAATCTACAGATTTTCTAATGAAGACTTTGATAGAAACCACTACTGGAGTGACAAAAATTGTAGCTCAATTGCCAAAAGGAACTCCAGTTGCACACAAAACCGGTTCTTCAGGAAAAGATAAAAACGGATTAACGATTGCGGAAAATGATATCGGAATTATCACACTTCCCAATGGAAAGCATTATGCAATAAGCGTTCTGGTTTCAGATTCAATGGAAAGTGAAGAAACAAACACTAAAACGATTGCCGATATTTCTAAAATTGTTTTTGATTATTTTAGCAAAAAATAA
- a CDS encoding M23 family metallopeptidase: protein MKRIFLILFLLIQTFLFSQEKWNIQFYNEVINHEVFIFADNKEEMPMSAKFDFKLKNLTCTLPNDEIVVIPAKAKKFLIAKLAPIKPNESNSFSYTNSYNFGNAIQETFDDDYIYSLPYQEGKTQSIFQGYNGKFSHQNEFALDFDLKMGSEILAVRGGIVVEVINNFNQNCPDISCAKYNNRIFIMHSDGTFADYSHLKYRGAVVKKGDIVKKDQLIGYSGSTGFASGPHLHFAVFINRIDGKRTFIKTKFRTSESEATLLEEGKSYTKNY from the coding sequence GTGAAAAGAATATTTTTAATCCTATTTTTATTGATTCAAACCTTTCTATTCTCGCAAGAGAAATGGAATATCCAGTTTTACAATGAAGTTATAAATCACGAAGTTTTTATATTCGCTGATAATAAGGAAGAAATGCCAATGTCTGCCAAGTTTGATTTCAAATTAAAGAACTTAACGTGTACTCTTCCTAATGATGAAATAGTGGTAATTCCAGCTAAAGCAAAAAAGTTTTTAATTGCAAAACTGGCTCCCATTAAACCAAATGAAAGCAATTCTTTCTCTTATACCAATTCGTATAATTTCGGAAATGCAATTCAGGAGACTTTTGATGATGATTATATCTATTCTTTGCCGTATCAGGAAGGAAAAACACAGTCAATTTTTCAAGGTTATAACGGGAAGTTTTCACATCAGAATGAATTTGCACTCGATTTCGATTTAAAAATGGGAAGCGAAATTCTGGCAGTTCGTGGAGGAATCGTGGTAGAAGTGATCAATAATTTCAATCAAAACTGTCCTGATATTTCATGTGCGAAATACAATAATAGAATTTTCATCATGCACAGCGACGGGACTTTTGCCGATTATTCTCATTTGAAATACCGCGGTGCCGTCGTTAAAAAAGGAGACATTGTAAAAAAAGACCAACTCATTGGGTATAGCGGAAGTACAGGTTTCGCAAGTGGCCCGCATTTACACTTCGCGGTGTTCATCAATAGAATTGACGGAAAAAGAACATTTATAAAAACAAAATTTAGAACCTCAGAAAGTGAAGCAACACTTTTGGAAGAAGGTAAAAGCTATACTAAAAATTATTAA